From a region of the Brachionichthys hirsutus isolate HB-005 chromosome 9, CSIRO-AGI_Bhir_v1, whole genome shotgun sequence genome:
- the zgc:153738 gene encoding dynein regulatory complex protein 11, with amino-acid sequence VHRVYNQLWADCHLELSRLLQEELPAEPPQPEKDRVAFFQRLAMLYVRYMQIFRKLNQVHDQVVHPQKRRFIHGILDGVMGRVLELKNEMVEKEFSEYHYMDDVLHDLKLTPADLEIPIPFYFNTGHSKELHEGKMMVTNILNMLEDAESPDVKKSKEMSQEEAIKIIQVAERARQGRLRAKLNEESRHMKRMNGNPDSGAADMETAAVCIQKVWRGYVARKRTKIIHTREMIFLGMLMDPNDAVPCPAEIAVEANEASTRIRQEEYEKDYQKSVAAVTNKLQEVESHDISTTMKDQIRQWFIECRDATGSFPDYPNKEDGGSALLFTPKDPQQLKDEMAAMNEEDSSKKAKVKEEKGNEKKSKAQNDEEEEEAGLKMLPSAFLSDLEVGNKTFGDFWKTRNESTNFMQRHEVELIKEEKRKVVEAEIRVQVDEQMRLELAEWKLAVDKEKGGKNKGNAKKKKGSKSGKKKKREKDLTSERTLESLCQELVEQGLLKKAKDIRMLDYLGGYNYLGTTLRQNDIEPMPSLSDVRQVLSLYGILPLGSQVVHEKAPLIKAILLVGPGGVGKKMLVHAICRETGANLFDLSPLNTAGKYPGKGGLAMMLHLVFKVARLLQPSVIWIEDTEKMFYKKVPKEEKELDPKRLKKDLLKCLKLIKAEDRVLIVGTTKDPLSADIKLLCKMYSKIILIPRPDYGTRFLLWEELIKKHGGEITCKLDLSSLAKISDGYTPGHIVQVIQSVLTKYRVSQQAKQALTASELVAPLAKIDPVFQDEEEALKNWYAKTPLGKKRVMVATGREEEEAPAKSKDTKKKQAK; translated from the exons GTTCACAGGGTTTATAACCAGCTTTGGGCAGATTGCCATTTGGAGTTAAGTCGACTGCTACAGGAGGAACTTCCTGCTGAGCCTCCTCAGCCAGAAAAGGACCGGGTGGCGTTCTTCCAGCGCCTGGCAATGCTTTATGTCCGCTACATGCAAATCTTCAGAAAGCTGAATCAGGTTCATGACCAGGTGGTCCATCCTCAGAAGAGACGGTTCATTCATGGGATCCTTGATGGAGTGATGGGGAGGGTGCTGGAGCTCAAGAATGAAATGGTGGAAAAAGAGTTTTCAGAATATCACTACATGGATGATGTCCTTCATGACTTGAAGCTGACACCA GCAGACCTTGAGATCCCGATCCCTTTCTATTTCAACACTGGTCATAGCAAAGAACTTCATGAAGGAAAGATGATGGTGACAAATATCCTGAACATGCTGGAAGATGCAGAAAGCCCAGAT GTTAAAAAGTCCAAGGAAATGAGTCAAGAAGAGGCCATTAAGATTATTCAAGTGGCAGAGAGAGCCCGCCAAGGCCGCCTGAGAGCCAAGTTAAATGAAGAGAGCAGACACATGAAGAGGATGAATGGAAATCCGGACAGTGGAGCAGCTGACATGGAGACAGCTGCAGTCTGCATTCAGAAG GTGTGGAGGGGCTACGTAGCCCGGAAGAGGACCAAGATCATCCACACCAGAGAAATGATTTTTCTTGGAATG CTTATGGATCCAAATGATGCGGTGCCATGCCCTGCAGAGATTGCTGTTGAGGCCAATGAGGCTTCCACACGAATCCGACAGGAAGAATATGAAAAGGACTATCAGAAGTCTGTTGCGGCCGTCACAAACAAACTACAGGAAGTGGAGAGTCATGACATAAGCACAACAATGAAAGACCAAATACGACAGTGGTTCATTGAATGCCG TGACGCCACAGGATCATTCCCAGACTACCCAAATAAAGAGGATGGAGGCTCAGCCCTGCTTTTCACTCCAAAGGACCCTCAACAG tTGAAGGATGAGATGGCAGCAATGAATGAGGAGGATTCCAGCAAGAAAGCAAAAGtcaaggaggagaaaggaaatgagaaaaagagCAAGGCGCAGAATGATGAGGAA gaagaagaggcaggTCTGAAGATGTTGCCTTCAGCTTTTCTGTCAGACTTGGAAGTGGGAAACAAAACCTTTGGAG atttttggAAAACCCGAAATGAGTCCACAAACTTTATGCAGAGACACGAGGTGGAGCTGATCaaggaagaaaaaaggaaggTCGTCGAGGCGGAGATTCGTGTACAG GTCGATGAGCAGATGAGACTAGAGCTGGCTGAATGGAAACTAGCTGTGGACAAAGAAAAAGGAggcaaaaacaaaggaaatgctaaG AAAAAGAAAGGATCTAagagtgggaagaagaagaaaagggagAAAGATTTGACATCTGAAAG GACTCTGGAGTCTCTGTGTCAGGAGCTGGTGGAGCAGGGCTTGTTGAAAAAGGCCAAAGACATCAGGATGTTGGATTACTTGG GTGGCTATAACTATCTTGGTACCACACTAAGGCAAAATGACATTGAACCCATGCCATCATTGTCCGATGTGCGGCAGGTTTTATCACTCTACGGAATTTTACCATTAG GCTCTCAGGTTGTACATGAGAAGGCTCCCCTGATAAAGGCCATTCTACTGGTCGGGCCAGGCGGTGTCGGAAAGAAGATGCTGGTCCATGCGATCTGCCGGGAGACAGGCGCTAACCTGTTTGATCTGTCTCCTCTGAATACGGCAGGAAAATACCCAGGCAAGGGTGGTCTTGCCATGATGCTCCATCTGGTGTTCAAG GTTGCAAGATTATTACAACCTTCAGTAATATGGATTGAAGACACAGAGAAAATGTTCTACAAGAAAGTTCCCAAGGAAGAAAAAGAG TTAGATCCCAAACGCTTGAAGAAAGACTTGCTCAAGTGTCTCAAGCTGATCAAAGCGGAAGATCGGGTTCTGATCGTAGGAACAACTAAAGATCCACTAAGTGCTGATATCAAGTTGTTGTGTAAAATGTACAGCAAAATCATCCTCATCCCAAGACCTGACTACGGCACACGATTCT TGTTGTGGGAGGAACTGATCAAAAAGCATGGCGGCGAGATAACCTGCAAGCTGGATCTCAGCTCTCTTGCCAAAATCTCTGATGGCTACACACCTGGTCACATTGTCCAAGTGATCCAGAGCGTTCTTACCAAGTATCGCGTCTCACAACAAGCAAAACAAGCACTGACTGCTTCCGAGTTGGTTGCTCCATTAGCCAAAATCGACCCTGTTTTccaggatgaagaagaagcccTTAAA AATTGGTATGCTAAGACCCCCCTGGGAAAGAAAAGGGTTATGGTTGCCACAggaagggaagaagaggaggcgccTGCCAAAAGCAAAGATACGAAGAAGAAACAGGCAAAATAG
- the alkal1 gene encoding ALK and LTK ligand 1 codes for MQVERKWHMLLTVFILLISSGHCMSSKDAEQEERRTLLDLILQVIRDSQQRDKAAPRRCSNAFSTSDQEVKFSTQPKPFLIPRLDNSRLIAIVPRDVNMKDKFIHHFTAGPIKFSPECRIHFHRLYYSTRDCSRPAYYKRCARLLKRLAMSPLCMRP; via the exons ATGCAGGTGGAGCGGAAATGGCACATGCTGTTGACTGTCTTCATTCTGCTCATCTCCTCGGGCCACTGTATGAGCAGCAAGGATGCCGAGCAGGAAGAAAGAAGGACCCTGCTGGATCTCATCTTACAGGTGATCAGAGACAGCCAGCAGCGGGACAAAGCTGCCCCCAGGCGCTGCAGCAATGCGTTCTCCACCTCAGACCAAGAGGTGAAGTTCTCCACCCAGCCAAAGCCTTTCCTTATTCCTAGGCTGGATAACAGTAGACTCATTG CAATTGTTCCTCGAGATGTAAACATGAAAGACAAGTTCATTCATCATTTCACCG CGGGACCAATTAAGTTCTCACCCGAGTGCAGAATCCACTTCCATAGACTTTACTATAGCACGAGAGACTGCTCAAGACCAGCAT ATTACAAAAGATGTGCAAGATTGCTAAAACGATTAGCAATGAGTCCACTCTGCATGCGACCATAG
- the mindy4 gene encoding LOW QUALITY PROTEIN: probable ubiquitin carboxyl-terminal hydrolase MINDY-4 (The sequence of the model RefSeq protein was modified relative to this genomic sequence to represent the inferred CDS: substituted 1 base at 1 genomic stop codon), which yields MAVSVEEVSSSLVREYLNRKGLKRTIACMDEEHPRTSASVNNRSHLRQILNIEGLYKMNKVQNNPVKSLLEIIVLYHIKGPKNESVPVRSAQSILNDNPPVATPDVMNGRKAVDGAAAAVVTKRIKSRSDIEDVCPSQPTATSLSHETNRLSINNETGFWSRDSEDQECQPFAVSLQDNESIGEVERTKKSRTNRIRHDVVTGPIKNTLQDMNKKRENRRPGVSQPRLGEEDSKHSKNGLCVNSLHLKPLEMTKSFPLPNVADVSEMILDDIDDDDRLQELSKVSCQRTTVGRSCGGYPMDQHTAMKLKSLLLGSSLSCFPVAWRNQGITFSETHDLRYGIVQKKGGPCGVLASIQAFVLKKLLFESIQCSVPGLQRLRPSNTTRRKCLIEAVAEILWRAGDEKQATIAAEDCRNSYLRSGHSIFXRLFSQVTCCAVDDVTDLQSLLEQHIEQFETGVFGCLLLSISAVLSRSIEKVREDMDVPTSTLIGAHGYCTQELVNLLLCGRAAANVFDNDMELDSGKGNMLLLKGIKSQCDIGLLSLFEHYNICKVGAYLKTPRYPIWIVCSESHFSVLFGLQRELLTNQDRGLEFDLYYYDGLANQQEEIRLTVTVGKLASSSEDADTDLIPPLDHCIRTRWKDACVSWNDTEPIL from the exons ATGGCGGTTTCTGTAGAAGAGGTTTCTTCGTCTCTTGTACGGGAATATTTGAATCGAAAG GGTCTCAAGAGGACGATTGCCTGCATGGATGAAGAACATCCACGCACTTCGGCCAGTGTCAACAACAGGTCACATTTGAGGCAGATTCTCAACATCGAGGGTCTCTATAAGATGAATAAG GTTCAGAATAACCCAGTGAAATCATTACTGGAGATTATTGTGCTGTATCACATCAAGGGCCCGAAGAATGAAAGTGTCCCAGTAAGGTCGGCTCAAAGCATTTTGAACGATAACCCTCCTGTAGCAACACCGGACGTGATGAATGGCAGAAAGGCAGTGGACGGCGCAGCAGCTGCCGTCGTAACCAAACGCATCAAATCAAG GTCTGATATAGAAGATGTCTGCCCTTCCCAGCCTACAGCTACATCATTATCCCATGAAACAAACAGACTGTCTATTAATAATGAAACAGGTTTTTGGTCTCGTGACTCTGAAGATCAAGAATGTCAGCCATTCGCGGTTTCACTCCAGGACAATGAGAGCATCGGAGAAGTAGAAAGAACGAAGAAGAGCAGAACTAATAGAATTAGACATGATGTGGTGACTGGACCAATAAAGAACACACTCCAG GACATGaacaagaaaagagagaatCGAAGGCCTGGAGTGTCCCAGCCACGACTTGGAGAAGAAGACAGCAAGCATTCCAAGAATGGACTGTGTGTGAACAGCTTGCATCTAAAACCATTAGAAATGA CGAAGTCTTTTCCTTTGCCAAACGTGGCTGATGTTTCTGAAATGATTTTAG ATGATATTGACGATGATGACAGATTGCAAGAGCTTTCAAAAGTGTCCTGTCAGAGGACCACAGTAGGGCGCAGCTGTGGTGGCTATCCAATGGACCAACACACAGCCATG AAATTGAAATCACTTCTTCTTGGCTCCAGCCTAAGTTGCTTTCCTGTTGCGTGGAGGAATCAGGGTATCACATTCTCAGAAACGCATGACCTTAGATATGGAATTGTGCAGAAAAAG GGTGGACCTTGTGGAGTTCTGGCATCAATTCAAGCCTTTGTTCTAAAGAAACTGCTCTTTGAAAGCATCCAATGCAGCGTTCCGGGCCTTCA GAGGTTAAGACCTTCTAACACTACCAGAAGAAAATGTCTCATTGAGGCTGTGGCTGAAATCCTGTGGAGGGCTGGAGATGAAAAACAAGCCACAATTGCAGCTGAAGATTGT AGGAATTCCTATCTTAGGTCAGGTCACAGCA TTTTTTAACGCCTTTTCTCGCAGGTTACATGTTGTGCTGTGGATGATGTCACAGACCTGCAGTCATTGCTTGAGCAGCATATTGAGCAG tttGAGACTGGAGTGTTCGGATGCTTGCTACTGTCTATATCTGCTGTTCTCTCTCGATCCATTGAAAA AGTAAGAGAGGACATGGACGTGCCCACCTCTACGCTCATCGGAGCCCATGGCTACTGCACTCAG GAGCTGGTCAACCTGCTGCTGTGTGGAAGAGCGGCGGCTAATGTGTTTGACAACGACATGGAGTTGGACTCGGGCAAGGGCAACATGCTGCTACTCAAGGGAATCAAAAGCCAGTGTGACATTGGCCTGCTGTCCTTGTTTGAACATTATAACATTTGTAAG GTAGGAGCGTACTTGAAGACTCCGCGATATCCTATCTGGATTGTGTGCAGCGAAAGCCACTTCAGTGTGCTGTTTGGCCTGCAGAGGGAGCTGTTGACCAATCAGGACAGAGGTCTGGAGTTTGACCTGTACTATTATGATGGACTAGCCAATCAGCAGGAGGAAATCCGCCTTACTGTCA CCGTTGGCAAATTGGCCTCAAGCAGTGAAGACGCTGACACTGATCTCATTCCTCCGCTGGACCACTGTATCCGAACGAG GTGGAAAGATGCGTGTGTCAGTTGGAATGACACAGAACCTATTCTTTGA
- the nexn gene encoding nexilin yields the protein MTEVAHIGSAVAHNMDVTHEDERQKSDEESRNDHVTLEEDDFDEDDAAEVKNKKTSSMTGNRLCHVDDEMSNDNDKTHINGVNDDKKDERTGDHYGKAQHTETTAEAQPSTNEDLNVSDVMLKKEKLLRSRKPVARSYVPKANKERGDVTNKFEVMQKAREERSRQRNKQEQDKRKEQYVKEREWSRRKQQIKELLSSSDEEEEVKPAKVEKSYVPKITGSVKGKFAEMEKQRQEEERKRMEGERKKREAQDNMEKAKIKKELAKKAAAEGDDTILVQVVPAKSARPPGRIKMNFEDMEKNREEELQKKSEEEKKKRYDDNRHSFREAKRRSALQQDEEEEEEEKPSEKTQLTPGKLKMTFEEMEKERQEHRQKLAEEEAKRRLLEEKKGFEEARLEMAEDEADGQPAQEDKEDLRPGKLRLSFEELERQRVEEERKKAEDDAMRRMVEERRAFAEARKSMLVDEDDEALMALLNLEGNKPGKICASFEDLERQRREEEQRKAEEEARRRLEEEKRLFAEARKTMALDEEEGMIKVESQETLHPKKLEMNFEELLKEKEEAERRCKAEERKKKMEQEKQEFEQLRQEMSEDEVNETSDVPSKEYEELTKLKRTGSIQAKNLKSKFEKIKQLTEEEIQKKIEMERARRKAIDDEIKEREAERFQEDEERATTPGRAEESPFKQKVDMKARFQQMAKAREDEERRRIEEQKLQRMQFEQQEIDAALHKKEDDMDDEGSAINGSAAYEDEEDHARSGAPWFKKPLKNQSVVDSEPVRFTVKITGEPKPEVTWWFEGEMLQDCEDYQYIERGETYCLYLPETFPEDEGEYMCKAVNSRGTAASTCILTIESKTTLV from the exons ATGACTGAGGTGGCGCACATTGGATCTGCAGTCGCCCACAACATGGATGTCACACATGAAGATGAGCGCCAGAAAAGTGATGAAGAAAGCAGGAATGATCATGTAACTCTTGAGGAAGATGattttgatgaagatgatgcagcTGAGGTGAAAAATAAGAAGACTTCAAGCATGACAGGTAACAGGCTTTGCCATGTGGATGATGAAATGAGTAATGACAATGACAAGACACACATAAATGGTGTGAATGACGATAAGAAAGATGAACGAACGGGGGATCATTATGGGAAAGCACAGCACACAGAGACGACGGCAGAAGCACAACCGAGCACAAACGAAGACCTGAACGTTTCAGATGTGATGCTCAAGAAAGAG AAACTTCTACGCTCTCGAAAACCCGTGGCCAGGAGCTACGTGCCAAAGGCCAACAAAGAAAGAGGGGATGTGACAAACAAGTTTGAGGTGATGCAGAAGGCCAGAGAGGAGCGCAGCAGGCAGAGGAATAAGCAGGAACAGGACAAGAGGAAGGAGCAATACGTCAAGGAGAGAGAGTGGAGTCgcaggaagcagcag ATAAAAGAGCTACTTTCTTCcagtgatgaggaagaggaggtgaagcctGCCAAGGTAGAAAAATCTTATGTCCCTAAAATCACAG GTAGTGTGAAGGGGAAGTTTGctgaaatggaaaaacagagacaagaagaagagaggaagaggatggaaggagagaggaagaagagggaagcCCAAGATAACATGGAAAAAGCCAAAATAAAGAAGGAATTGGCTAAGAAGGCTGCTGCG GAGGGAGATGACACAATCCTGGTTCAGGTGGTTCCAGCAAAGTCAGCACGACCTCCAGGCAGAATCAAGATGAACTTTGAGGACATGGAGAAGAATCGAGAGGAAGAACTGCAGAAGAAGtcggaggaagagaagaagaagcgatATGATGACAACAGGCACTCCTTTAGGGAAGCCAAGCGACGCTCTGCTCTTCAACAG gacgaagaagaagaagaagaagagaagccttcAGAGAAGACACAGCTGACTCCTGGAAAGCTGAAGATGACATTtgaagagatggagaaggaaAGGCAGGAACATAGACAGAAGCTGGCTGAGGAGGAAGCCAAACGCCGCCTCCTTGAGGAAAAGAAAGGTTTTGAAGAGGCCAGGCTGGaaatg GCAGAAGATGAGGCGGATGGCCAGCCGGCTCAGGAAGACAAGGAGGATCTCCGACCCGGAAAGTTGAGGTTGAGTTTTGAAGAGCTGGAAAGGCAACGGGTAGAAGAAGAGCGCAAGAAAGCAGAAGATGACGCCATGAGGCGTAtggtggaggagagaagagcTTTTGCAGAAGCCAGGAAAAGCATG CTTGTAGATGAAGATGACGAGGCGCTCATGGCCTTACTCAACCTGGAGGGCAATAAACCTGGGAAGATATGCGCCAGTTTTGAAGACCTGGAACgtcagagaagagaggaggaacagaggaaggcagaggaggaggccaggaggaggctggaagaggagaagaggcttTTTGCGGAGGCTCGCAAGACCATG GCTCTAGACGAGGAAGAAGGCATGATAAAGGTAGAATCTCAGGAAACACTGCACCCTAAAAAACTGGAGATGAACTTTGAGGAGCttctgaaggagaaggaggaggctgAGAGGAGATGCAAGGCAGAGGAGCGCAAAAAGAagatggagcaggagaagcaaGAATTTGAACAACTCAGACAAGAGATGAGTGAG GATGAAGTGAATGAAACGTCAGATGTACCAAGCAAGGAGTATGAAGAACTGACCAAGCTCAAAAGGACTGGCTCCATACAAGCCAAGAATCTCAAGTCCAAATTTGAGAAGATCAAGCAGCTTACTGAAGAGGAAATTCAGAAAAAGATTGAAATGGAGAGAGCACGCAGGAAGGCTATCGATGACGAAATTAAAGAAAGAGAAGCCGAGAGGTTCCAGGAG GATGAGGAAAGAGCTACGACTCCAGGGAGGGCTGAGGAGTCACCATTCAAACAGAAGGTGGACATGAAAGCCCGGTTTCAACAAATGGCCAAAGCCAGggaagatgaagagaggaggaggatagaGGAGCAGAAGCTGCAGAGGATGCAGTTTGAGCAGCAAGAGATTGACGCTGCCCTTCACAAA AAGGAGGATGATATGGATGATGAGGGCAGTGCCATCAATGGCTCTGCTGCCtacgaggatgaggaggatcaTGCCAGGTCGGGGGCTCCATGGTTCAAAAAACCCCTTAAAAATCAATCAGTGGTGGACTCAGAACCGGTGCGATTCACCGTTAAGATCACCGGGGAGCCGAAGCCCGAGGTAACCTGGTGGTTTGAGGGAGAGATGCTCCAGGACTGTGAGGACTATCAGTATATAGAAAGAGGAGAGACATACTGCCTCTACCTGCCAGAGACCTTCCCAGAGGACGAGGGAGAGTACATGTGTAAAGCTGTAAACAGCAGAGGCACAGCAGCAAGCACCTGCATCCTCACCATAGAAAGTAAGACCACCCTAGTGTGA